A stretch of DNA from Takifugu rubripes chromosome 15, fTakRub1.2, whole genome shotgun sequence:
CTTGGCAAGTGGTGAAAGGGATTTCAGATGAATCAGGTTTGGGTCTGTGAGTCTGCCCGCTCCTCCAGCCGATTCAAGAATGTGTGCAGCTGCGACTTCAGACTGAAAACTATAACCTGCAATAAGCTTGattaaaggacctgaatctgccCTTCAGCAGCTTAACTTCTGGTACCAAAGGTGAGGCTCTATACCAATGAGCTCCCAGTGAAGGCTCCCGCTATGTTCTGATGAGTGGAGCTAAGTAACAGGCATTTACCCACATTTAGCTCCTTCCCTTAAATGAGTTGACTGGAGATTAACTGGTATTAAAcggtgtcctgtgatggaccaGTGACCCGTCCTGTGTGTGTTAACTCAACGTTTCCTACTGCTTGACCAACCTGCCAACATGCAAAGCGGCGCCATTTCCTTATCTAACTGTGTGTAGCACCAAAGCCAGCGGCGCTACACGAGGTTACCAATGAACTGACCAAGAATGACTTCTGATCATCAGTGAAACCTCAACAGTctttgggggatgggggggggggggacatcagatacctgctcctcctgtctggCTGCTAATGACAGTATTAGTGTAAAGTTCTTTAACAGTCAGCATCCGTGGACAAAAACCTGAGGAAATCAACCTAAATTACAGGGAAAAGAACATCACaacatgaagaaaagaaaacctttaAGCCTCCAGAATTCCAGACATAAGCCATTAAAGGGATTTAGTGTCAAAGTCCGAGGGGTCTTAAATAAGAGATGAAACTCTGCCCCCCCAGTGTTTATGTACTGTACAAACAAGCCTGTCAGACAGCAGAAGGCTATTTAAACACTCATCCCTATGATAAATACCAACTAATATtgtgaaacaaatgattaaaatgtgccTCGATGAGACGTCTCATTATGGGATTTCAGCTGGGACCTGTCGATGCTGATCGCACCAGGAAAATTAGGATGTTCCCAATCAAACTGTAAAGTGTgagattaaaaataaacctgctGTACCACATTCAGGACCCTACGAGttcctctgttgccatggcgtcgCTATAGTTTTTCTGAATTATTGCAGTACTCTTACAGATTTGGAATGTTCTGTgccgtgtaaaaaaaaaaagcattaggTTTTACTGTCAGCTGATACATTTGCATCCCAGCATCCATCCCTTCATATTTGAACGACATactcatctccatggcaacacactGCAGCACCTTAGAGGCAGGAGGGTTTTGAAGTGGCAACACCTCGGGCAGGCGTCAGTCTCCCTCCATCCGTCCAATCACGTCTTACCTTTCCTAACACATCAGCAGTAAATAACTGGGTTCTTTGCTCTCCTTTCTCATCGTTCTCAACCACCTAAAAACCATTAACTCGGGGTCTCCGAAGGGGGACTCCTGCACGAGGTCAAAGGGTCACACAGCTTCTGCGAACACATGAGACGGAGACACGGTCCTACCTGTCTCTGGGGTCGATCCAGCTGGTGCACTGGTTAATGTGGTCAATGTAATAGACTTTTCCATCAAAgtctctggcttcctcccaaCCCTCAGGTAGTGGCAACTCCTTCCTTGGCATGTCAGCCCAGTCTCCATGTAACCACCTGCGCTGTGATCAGAATCATACCGAAGGGaagctctcctctctcatcctcaccatcagcAGCGGCGGCAATAGTGCAAAAGAAGAGAATAACTCCCGAGTGATGCAGGCTGGATTAGGCCATAATAATAATCCACAATAATCCACAGATTAACTAGGAGTCTAAATTCAAAGGGGAGCTGCTGAGAGGGGATCTATCAGGAGACCAAATAGAGCCAGTTAGCCGCTAGATTTGAAGCAGTTCACCAAACTGTGGCTATTACAGGTTTCCCTACAAACGTATTGACGTGTTTTACAACTTTTCGCGGTCTGGTGAAAAGTTTAAGGCGTCTCGGTGACAAGTTTGGAAGTAAAGTGGGATTATCCACGGTCCGCGGAGCACAGGCGGTGTTCAGGGCAAGCCAGCGAGCAGCCTCACGTCGGAGTCCACAAACCCCAAAAGACTAAGCAGGAGGGCCGTAAAGGCAAAAGCATCGGTGTTTCACAGCATCGACCGAACAAACTGGCTGTAAAAAGCCTCTTCAAAATCTAAAAATGTACTCGGTTCTCCCTCCTGTCCACAGGCCACCATGTTTAGCAGCAGGAGCCGATGCTAACCTCCAGCCTCGGGGGTTAACGAAGTCTCAACACCGCCAGGAAAGGTGGAAAAAGACTTTATCCACAGGCGTTAAATTCCCGTAAATTCCCGGAAAACGTGTTTGTTAATGTGCCGGTTTTCCCTTAGAATACTGATAGGACGAAAGCGACGGCGGCGACGCTCCATACGCTTCCCCAGTGTCGATGACTTCGGCCGGTGAAGTTGTTGTCAGGACGGACTCTGACAGAGACTTCCGGGATgggacttcaaaataaaagcgcaATTGACTAACAATGTACGACTTCCGGTTATATAAAGTAGGTTTCACAAGAATATTCATCCGTGTTATTGTATGCATTTACATCATTTTATTGACAAAAATTGTGACCATACCGATACGTTTGTTTAGTCTTGTTTCGGTAATTTATAGATCATATTTGAGTAGACCGGCCATCCTTCAAGCTTTCTTTTTAAGAGCACAGTGACCTCTGTAGGTCAAAAATCTGAACTACAAAATACCTAATAATGTTATTATGATAAATGATAGGTGTgataatgatttttattttacatacgCTACACGTATATTAAATTATCGGTTAAATGCCATGAGGTAAACATTAGCTGTCTAAAACAGTCTAAGACGATTTTGTAAAATTTATAAAACTACTCGAGTCAATGTGCTATTTAAAATTAGGTTTGAACCCACGCATATGCAGCAAATACACTACCAGGTGCCCACATTTGAAATGACTCTTCCAGTTTCAAAGTAGTAAATGATGGCAATTCAGACTTCAGTAGTTCCATTCAAACTGAAAACTGCAGACAGACCACTTTGTCTAGGTGTTACCAAGAACAGCAGATAGGTGTGTTATCATTATGATGCATATAGATCAATCCTCTCACTCACGTGTGAATACATAAACGTGTCATAAATTCAGCTACTTTTTATGATGCATTCATGTACTATGGGAAAGATACCTACTGTCCCCTTGGCAGTATTAAAAATATTATCCGTGTTCAGTAAGCGGTAAAAGAAGAAAACGTTAAATTAAATAAGAAATCTATATACCcttgtatatattgtatatataacAATCCATCTGTAGTGGTATGGATATTCTCCTACTTATTAACGCAAGCTAAATTAACCTTTGTTCGTAACTGTCAGGTAAGCGTTTTACGCGCTGTGACGAGGACATGGGCTATTTACGAGCATCAAGTGAACGTCTCTCGAAACAAAAACACGCGGAGACAGCTGGGTCACACGTGGTGCGATCGAGAGGCAGAAGGCGAAGAAGGAAGCGGCCGTCACTCTCATCCGTAGCCGTCCAAGAAGCACCAGTCCACGGTTCTTTGGTTCGGGCGCCGAGCACTGCTCTCCCCACATTTATGGTTCTCCTCCGGCACATCTCCGTCGCCCTGACCGCCGCCGTGGCTGCTCTGGGCTCCGCGCTCTTCATCGCCCTCAACTTCTTCTATAAGCGGAGAATATGGTCACCGCAGGCGGAATACTGCACCATCAAAGAGGTAAGACGGAGCAGACGTCAACAAATAATAGAATGAATGGGTCTTTATAGGGGCTGTTTGAATAAAAGTTACTTCCGCTGTTTTGTTACTTATGCGTCAAATGTATCGTTATTGCTAGTTTATTATCATTACATCTAAATTTATAGAATCAATGAGACGCATGTTTGATTTCACTTCCACAATAATGGGAGaggataataatgatgataatacaAAGGATTAATCCTGGAGATCTCTAAGAGGTGACAGGTGCTCTCTGAGTTTGCTCCAGATAAACAAAGCATGAAAACAGAACTTTCCTCTCCAGGTTTATCTCTGACTCTGAGGAAGGGAGAACTGTTCTAAGCTGATCTAAGCATCTCAGGGTGCTTCTGGAAGCAGCAGATCTGAGCTGGTTCTCAAGCCCTTTTGAAATTTAGATGAGTTCTGAATCAGCTGCACTTCTCTGAGGTTTTCTACAGACCTGTGggcacattttaaatgttgatttaatATTCAACTCAAgggcaagtttttttttctaaacccTACTGAAATGCAAGTTCTTCAGTCTTTGATGGGACATTAAGGTGATAGTGAATGGACTTTTGGCCCTTTTCTACCACTCTTCTACCCACCCCATATCTGCCTTTTTATCGAGCTACGGTTTAGCTCCTTCaagccgcccccccccagtgaCGGATCACTTTGTCCTCCACCCGGTCTCTAGTGGATTTGGAGTGGTGCAGTGAGCCAAGTAACAGCTTAATCTGCCCTTTCATTTTTCCGAAGGAAAGTTTGATTTGATGTCTTTgtaatggtaaaaaaaaaaaaaaaaaaaaggggggggggggggggggggggtgttcggTTCCAGATGACTTTGTTGAGCTGATGTATAATTTTGGATTCAACTTTTAAAGGATGGAAAAGCTGGACTCTGCTGGACAGAGTTGGCATGGACCTTTTATCGTAGATGTTTAGAGTCTCGCAGATCTTCGGCTGCTGCGTAGAGCTTTCAATAAAGCACATTTGCATGTCTTTAATCTCGTTTCCTAGATACCATCAGCGGCGGGCGGTAATAAGCTTATCCCGTTTCATCTGGCTCAGCCCGTCTTTAGTGGATAAAATGGTCAGCGGCTGCCAACAGCTAGCTGCAGACCAGACTTAAATGTTTTCATCCTAGGAGCCCAAGACTCCCAACACTCCACCATCAGCTCTCCAGAGCCACAAAGGCTGTGATAAAAGatagagaaaagcagaaaaagtggATATTTACCCTCTATTTGTGCGAATGCAACAGCGACAGGTGGAGACATTCAAACCCACGACTTCTATAAGTGAATTATATCTGCCATTTAGCACCCCAGGCTAGTTAACGCACTTGTCTTTCCACCCATCCATTGTGCTGGAGTGCTGTTGAGCACCGCGTGAGGAGGACCTCGGCAGCGTCAGCAGAGCGCCGCCCAGGCTCTTCTCCTGGAGTACAACCTGCGGCTCCACCAGTGTTTGTCCAGCAGGTCCAATGCAGCATGTGTTCAGTGTTTATCTGTGTcaccacaggaggaggaggaccgtGGGAAGCGGCAGGTCCTGGTCCTCGGGCTGGACGGAGCCGGCAAGAGCAGCATGCTGCAGGGTTTGAACGCCGGCGAGTCGGCAGCTAAGAGAGGACGCTGCCGACCCACCCGTGGCTTCAACTTCATGAGCCTCAACGTCCCGGCCTGTCAGCTGGACTTCCTGGAGAGTAAGGCTGCTGTGCTCACACTAAACACACTTTATCCACCATCCGAGTCCAGAGTTGGGTTCCTCTCCCAACTCTGGCAGAAGGACTTTCAGAACATCCGTGCTTGTCAGCGCATTTTGTCTTCAAGACATTGACACAGAGCCACGGCGACAGTTCCCGTCAGGAGCAGCCTAACACGCAGGGCCTGACGGGGGCACTTTACATTGAGAGTCAGATCCATCAGAGTTAGTTCTGAGCAGTGAGACGTTTTAAGTGCAACGTGTTCCGTTAGCGTTCATCGGGATTTAAATAACCTTTTCTGCCCTCAGGCTCTATCCCGCCCGCTTTtaaagagctgctgtttgtgccaTTATTTATGCATTCTTGTGGATATCAGTCTCTGGCATCAGCAAATGTGATCTCTGCAGTAGCTAAAATAGCTTTAAATTTGAGACAAACGGTGATCAACATTTTCGCACTTTTTTATAATGGACAGGGGGGGGGTCTGGTCTGCAGTTTGTGCCTGTTCAGCTCACCAATGCTGGACCTAACATGAATTACTTAAAATTTGTTGAATATAAAAGCTTGAACAGGCTGTGATGAGTCATTGGATAACTCGAATTAGAAGCATATGAATAAAATAGTTGTCTAAAAGGCGTCACAGGTTGCTCATTCATGCCATTTGTCATTCAGgggtgtatgtatgtatgcgtgtgtgtgtgtgtgagtgagagagagggagggagcttCCTGCTGAGCCCCTCGGGTGTCAGATCCAGCATCTGCACCTCATCAGGTAAGCAGGTACTTACCGCCGCCACATCATGTCAGCCGAAGACGCATCACTGCcttgttgcctagcaaccacCTCCGTCAGGTCCACAAATAATGAATTCTCGCTGCGCTGAAGTCAGACGCGTTGACGACCTGAAGCGTAACACTCCGGTGCACGTGCAACAACCGGACGCCACTGGTGATCATCAATAATGTGTCGCGTTCGCAGGCACAAGGTTAGAAATGAATCCAAAGGATTTCCCCGGGCAGCAGAGTTAGCCTGTCCTTTCCAGAATAAACGAGTTTGGTCACTCCGCTTCACATCTGCGGCCGAGTTGTTTCAGGCAGGAACATCAACAGCTGCGAAGAACCGATTTTCATCCTTTAACCTTTAGAGTAAGGTGCGTTGAGGCCTCCAGATTCTAATCAGCAGTCACACAAAAGCATGGTTTCTAACTGTCTACCCGCATTTTTACGCATCATTCAGGAAATGATCTCGCGTAACGGCTCGTGCCCAGAAGGTTCCAAACTCTTGATTTACAACATTTCCGAAACAATACTGTATGTCAGTAGCGCAACAGCTGAAAACACGATGGATCCATCAGGACTGTATGTGAAGATGAGTCGTCACCCTTCAAATGTGGGGTTCCACAGGGCTCCGTACTGGGACTTGTTTTCATGTGTCGTTATTCTTTAATCCTTTCTTGTAGTTGGTGGAGGGGAGGACCTGCGGCCATACTGGTCGGACTACCTAAAAAGGACACACATCTTGGTGTACGTGGTGGACTCCTCAGACCGGAGCCGCTTGCCATTGGCTAAAGCCGAGCTGCACCGTCTGCTGAGGGTGGAGCCTCAGCTGCCCGTGGTGGTCCTGGGAAACAAGCAGGTAAACGCGAGAATGCGAGAAAAGCTGTTTAAAACCTAACATTTTTCATGGACTCCCTTCCAAAATGTAATCAAATGTGAATAATCCAGCGATGAAGactgtgaaatgtaaatatttccaAACAGGATTTAGAACAATTCTTCAATACATGTCAGATAATAAAAATGAGCATCCAGTAGGCGGAGCCGAGTTTGAATGGCGCCAGTGATAGCAGCTCTCACCCACCACTGCTTTGTTCTCCGCTCCGGCGTTCGCTGTGTGATCAGCACGTTCCCAGCAGAATGCGCGTGTTGGGAACAACGTGACAgcgcaaagaaagaaaagaggcgGACGGCTCTGGATGCTACTAGCCGGAGCTGAAACAATCGTGTGGGAGGTTGAGAATCCACTCCTGTCAAAGCACGATATCTGCTTAATGCTAGCAAACTGTGCTGCACAGATACGTTCTAGAACTCTCTTTAGTTGGAAAATGTGGTTCCAAGGTGTTGGCATGAACTCTATCCTTCTTGGTAGCTTAGTTGGCTAATTACTTTAGTCATGTAAGCTGTTACTAAGCTCTGCCCTCAGCTCCATGGAGCTCTGTAATTATGGTCACTGGAACAGCGAGATGATTGAGGTTAACAGGTCGTGCACTCCTCGCAGGATAAGTCCGACGCCTTGGGgatgtcagagctgcaggaagcctTGTCCCTAGGCTCCCTCGCCGACGACAGGAAACTGTTTCTATTGGCAGCCCAGCTGGGTTCCGATGGATCCGCTAGAAACTCCCACCAGGGCCTGGACACCTTCCAGGATCTACTGCTCCAACTCATCTGATCCCACAGCTGTGGGGGGGCTCAAAGGAAGAGTTCTTCCATAGGTTCCTCCCTTTTTTAAAAGACCATCTCGTTTCAAGCAGAAGTGGAGGAGATGAAGTGGAACGCAGGAAGGAGTGCAGAGGACGTGACAGGATTCTGAGTCAGGAAGGTCTCGCTGCCTCCTCGTTTTGCTCTTCAGTCCCACTTAGCGACGTCACCTCGGCTCGTTTTAGAAAAGGCAGCTTCTCGTGTTTTGGCTCATTTTACGTCACACGTGTCTTCTCATTTCGCTCCctgtggatgaggaggaggacggaacAATGCATGAAGCTCATCTGTGGACTCTGACTCAGGCAGTTCGCCTCCTGTCAATGACTCAGACTTTGGACCAACTGTAGGTTCACTGGTTTCAGCTTCTGTGGATTACGTTTGGTGGGAGGAGCCAGCAGAGCCAAACAGGTCGTATTCAAAGGTTTGAGGGAGTGTGAGGGAAGTGAAACAGATCTTTGGAAGAAACGGCACCGTCTTTTGTCTGTGATAATATAGAAAGGTTTATGTTTTTCAAAAGGTTTATTCTATATTAAACAGGCATCAACGTTGAGAGCAGAATGAAGCTGAGGGCTCATTTCTCAGCTAAATGCTTCCACTATAGGAAATCCTCATACTTTAAAAAATAACTCTTCTGTAATAGACTAGGGCCAACCGTGGAGCTACCTGTGTCACAGGTCACCTCACCTATGTATCTCAAACTGCAGTGTTCATGTTTATGTTGTATAACTTTAAATTAACTTTTTTGAAAAAGGACAGTGTTCTAAGCACATTTTTGGCATGTGAATCTCTTGAATCGATGTTCTCAGTTCTTCTCGGTCAAGCTCGTGGACGATGCTGATGGGAAATGTTTTGCTTCAACAACTGCATCAACCGCATCTGCAGTGTTCGCTCTCGACGCACAATCTTTAAAGAATGTCCCTTGCCTTCGTTGTAAATCTTTGGACAGTGGCCCTATTTAGTGGACCGTTGTGtaggctgtttgttttttaataacTGTGAtatgcaaaaggaaaaaaaaagatgctctCTTGCATGCCTTCATGAATTATTTTTTAAGCTTCTAATTTTGTGCCAACCACAGTTTGGATCAATGTGGTTTGGATTACAGGCTTCTCATTGATGCCATTTTGCTACCCAAAACATAGCAAAACAGGGCTAACTTAAATGTGAGCTTGGCTCTGAAGAATTATCGCCCTctatttcactgtttttaatttttttactgTATCTGTCGCTGTCATTTAAAGAATGTTAGCTAGCTTTTGGAGAGTTGTAACATTGTGCAATTGTTGGGTGCATTGCAATAATAATTGACCACATGATGTTGTGTGAATCTTTTAAAGAgcctaaatgtgtttgtttcttcGTGCCCACTGAGCACATGGGAGCAAAAACATCAATCCAGTGTCTGTGTGACCTTGATAAGTTGGGCAAAGTTCCACCACCAGTCTGTGTGGAACACAATATCAGGATTTTTTACCTCAGGTTAACGTGACTCATTCTGTATGTTTGTTAAACTCAATCCAGATCATTGTTCCCCAAATCCTCGTTAATGTGGCAAAAAAAGTTGTTGTAAAGAAAATGTGTACTTTTACGGAGGAAATATTAACCTCCTTACGTTTCTTTGGCAAGGCAACAACACTCCTTAAGGGCTAACGAAGACATGAAAGTCATGTCTTTATGCTGGCTGAGGGAGCAAATGTAAAGTAGGACGTGGATGTTTGAATGAAGCAGGTCAATGATTGACGCCAATAACAAaggtcagagctgcagatgtgggTCAGACTATTGTTACAGTCACAGCAGATAATCTGGGAGAAGAGTGAAGATAAGAGGAGAGCAAGGAAGGAAACGGCCGCACGTGCTGCTTTTCCTGCCGAGCTTAATCTTTAGTCACATAAACCAGAACCCTCTGCTGGGAGACGACTGGTTCCCAGTATGATGGCCAATCACGGCCAAGTACACAAGTCCTTATCCAAGTTCTAaagcaggcatgtcaaactcagtccccgagggccacgatcctgccgggttttctatcccactgaatgcatttccagcctggtaggacagaaaacccggcgtTTGACACGTGTTCTAAAGGGACTCCTGCTATGCACGAGGCCTGATAACAGCAGTTATTGAAAAATCTCAGCTATGTTTTTGTTCCGTTATCATATTATGGGATGAATCAGGAATTCCAGTGTGAGGGTCAGGTTAAAGGGGTTAAATCCTGATGAGTTAACCTATTAAACCAGATTTGACTGGCGACACCATCAAGTGTTGTTAGCGTTACAAGTTCGCACAACTAACAGGATGTGGCGTGCTCTTTTTCATGGAGACACTTGTGCCTGTTTACGCCACAGATCCTCACAGCATGACGGGAAAAGAACTGTGGCTAGAACATTTATTTGTCACACCATTTTCTCTGAACTTTTTGTCGCGTCCAACTGCGGTGACATAAACAGCGTCATGAGATAACAGAACAGCCAGCAACTGTCCAAATGTCCTTATAATGTTAGAGAAACCTGTAACCTATGATACCACATTTGGATGGAGAGAATAGAACAACTGAAAGCAGTGGGTTAAAATTTTAATTTGAGCCTAAAAAGGGGACTGATGACTTTGACAGGCTTTGTTTCTTTAGACATTAAAGTTCGTCCCGGGTGCTTAAAGTATCTCCatcctcacacacgtctcaaGGATCCTCTCTGTCTGGTCCAAACACAGATACCACCGGGTATCTTCTACAGGTCCATTGGCCGGGAGAGACCCAACGACTCCACAAATGTGTTGAATTGTTCTGGGTGGCATCGTCTGTACTCTCCAACTTTCCTCCTGATCTGTTTGGGCGTGTCCTGATAGTAGTTCTTCTCATCTCGGGCCATTGCCTGGAGAGACAGGAAAGATTAACAAAACATGCTGGTATTTCAACATCAGTAATGATGTTTTTATGTAAAAATGTCTGTAAATATTAGAAGGCCTCAACAATCTGAGCAGAACCTTAAGGAAACCTTGCTTAACAAAAAGTCCCCCTCACCTTGTAGTTGTCGCCGTGCTCTCTGATCATGTGCTGAACGTACTCGATTAGATCTGACGACAGCGTCTTGGAGTCTTTCTCTGGGAGGCTGGCCTCTTGCTCCAACTCTGCACAAAACCACACAGATAAATTTGGGTTCAACATGTTCCAGAGGATTCGTG
This window harbors:
- the arl10 gene encoding ADP-ribosylation factor-like 10 → MGYLRASSERLSKQKHAETAGSHVVRSRGRRRRRKRPSLSSVAVQEAPVHGSLVRAPSTALPTFMVLLRHISVALTAAVAALGSALFIALNFFYKRRIWSPQAEYCTIKEEEEDRGKRQVLVLGLDGAGKSSMLQGLNAGESAAKRGRCRPTRGFNFMSLNVPACQLDFLEIGGGEDLRPYWSDYLKRTHILVYVVDSSDRSRLPLAKAELHRLLRVEPQLPVVVLGNKQDKSDALGMSELQEALSLGSLADDRKLFLLAAQLGSDGSARNSHQGLDTFQDLLLQLI